Genomic DNA from Streptomyces sp. NBC_01571:
CGTCGCCGGGCCGTTCGGCTCCTCGAAGCGGATCGTACGGCCGTCGCGCGTCACGAACTCGTACACGTGGTGCAGCGTCGTGGACACGGAGGTGTCACCACCGCCGCCGCTGGTCGTCGTGAACGACCGCACACAGCGCGCCTCCGCGGTCAGCCCGCTGTTCCACGCCCGGCTCATGTCCAGCGACCGGCGGACCACCACGACCGCCATGAAGATCGCCCCGGCCATGATCACCGCCGGCGCGGCATAGAAGAAGACGTCCATGGCATTCCCCCGTTGTCCGTACAGCTCCACGCACGCCGTCATGGACATGTCGACGTGCGTGGAACCTACCCGTGGGGGGTGGACCGGCGCCTCAAGGGAGGCTCAGAACATCCGTGCTCGGTACGTTCAGAACGTGACGTCCGCGCACGAGTAGAACGCGTTCGCGGTGTCGGCGATCGTCCACACGCCGAGGATGACGTGGTGTCCGCTCAGACCGGTGGGCAGGGAGCCGGAGTGGGAGACGGTGGACGGCGGGCGCTGGCCGTTGTACGGGACCGTCAGGAACGGTGTGGTGTTCAGGTCGGCCCGGGTCAGCGCGTGGTTCTGGTTCCAGCCGGGCTTGGTGACGAAGTACTTGAAGTCGGTCGTGGCGTGCACGGCCGTGAACTGCCAGCGGAAGGTGTAGCTCTGGCCGCCGGTGACCTTGGTCGTGGGCCAGGCGCCGCCCGAGGGGGTCTTGGGCTGGTCGAGCTGGCCGAAGTTGGTGTGGTTCGCCGAGCAGATCCGGCCGTCCGCGGGGCCCGCCGCCGGGAAGCCCTTGGGCCCCTCGACGCTCTGGGGCTCCCACTGGATGTCACCGCAGTTGGCGACGCTGCCGCCACTGGCGCACATCTTCTGCCGGCTGAGGGGCTGGTCGGTGTAACCGTGGGCGCCGGCACTGCCGGTGGAGAGCACGAAGGTGCCCGCGGTGGCGAGGCCGACGACGGCCGCGTACCACTTGGCGTTGTTCCTGGTCGTCCGTATGCGCATGCTGCCGCTCCTGGAGGACGTGGGGGAGGTTCTCGTGAGCCGTGCGCGCGTTTTCAGGTCTAGACCAAGTCCCAGATTATTGCGGCTTCTTGAACATGTCCAGACCAATCACACACACGCCGGGCCTGTCGTCCGGACCAGGTGGCGCCGGAGCGCGGCGCCTCGTCAGCCGGGCCGGGCCCCGCGTCCCGCCACGATCCAGACGCCGGGGCCTATGGCGAGCCCTCCCTGCGGCCGGTGCAGAACGCCACCGTCAGATCCTTCACCAGCGCCTTGCGTTCGTAGTCGTCGAGTTCGACCAGACCGCGCAGGGTCAGCCGGGTCACCGTGTCCTCGACCGAGTCGACGACGGAGTCGAGCACGGAGTCGCGGTGCTGGGCGTCCAGGGCCGCGATCCGGTGACGCTGTATCACGGCGGCGATCTCGGGCGCGTACTCGATCCGGCTCGGCTGCGCCGAGAACACCTCCAGACCGACCGGCGCCGCGTCCTCGGCCACCAGCCCGGTCAGCGCCTCGCCGACGGCGTCGGAGTTGCGCAGGGTCACGTCCTTGACCACCGAGGGCGGCAGGTCCGCCGGCAGCCGCGTGAGCACCCGCGACAGCGCCGCCTCCACGCACTCGCGCAGATACGTCTCATGGTCCTCGACCCCGAGCACGGCCCGCGCGGTGTCCTTGATCCGCCACACGACGAGCACCACCACCCGCAGCGCAACCCCGTTCGCGTCGACCACGGACATCGGCTCGCTGCGCCAGTGCCGCAGCCGTACGTCGGCCCGGCGCCGGATCACCAGCGGGTTGATCCACATCAGGCCGGTGCGCCGGACCGTGCCGCGGTAGCCCCCGAAGAGACCGAGCACCCAGGCCCGGCCGGTCCGGCCGCGGGCCAGGCCGCCGAAACCGAACAGGCCGAGCGCGCCCGCTCCGGCGTAGGCGCCCAACTGCGCGGGCCCGAGCCCTGCGCCCGCGTGCCCGGGCAGCCCCAACGCCTGCCCCGCGGCCGACGGCAGCGTCCCCGCCCACCAGGTGGTGAGGACACATCCGGCCACCCCACAGGCCCCGGCCAGCACACCCAACACCGCCGGCAGCACCCGCGCGGGCCGCTCCACCAGAGCGGGATCGACCTCCGGCACCGGGCGCGCGGGCCGGCCCGACGCGCCCCGGCGGACCCGTGCCGGTTCGCGCTCCCCGTTTCTCACCTGCGCCCGCAGGGGGACGGTGAGGTCCGGCTGCCGCTCCACGACGGGGGGCGCGAGCGGCACCGGCTCGGTCTCGTCCCGGAAGAGCAGGTGGACGGGGATCTCGGTGGTCGCCTCGTTGTGGATGAGCCGGGCGGACCGGACGGCACCGCTCTCCGGGGCCTCGTCGGGCTCCGGGGTGGGTGAAGTGGTCGAAGTCATTCCTGCCTCCATGCCTGCGCGCGTGGAAGTGCGATCACGGACCGCGTCGGGAGCGTGGGCCGTGCGGCCCCGTCAGGAACCCCCGTGACGACTCGGGGACCTGCGCCGCGCCCGGGTTCCGTGCGCCCGGGTTCCGTGCCGAATCGGGGACCAGGTCACGAGAAGACCCGCCGCCAGGTCTCCGCACCCGGATAGCCGTCGGCCGCGCCGCCCCGCCAGCCCTGCGTCCGCTGGAAGGCCTCGACGGCGCGCCGGTCCGACTCGCCCCAGTCCGGCCCGGGCCCGCTCGTGTAGTAGGCGCCGAAACCCTTCTTTACCAGCTGCTTTCCGAGCAGGGTGATGTACGCGTTGTGTGCGCCCGGCCGGAACATCCCGCGCCCGGGAAAGCCGGGAACGGCAGCGGACGGCGCCCTGTTGGCCCCCGCGGTGCTCACCGCCGTGCCCACCGCGGTACCCGCCGCCGTACCCGCCGCCGTGCCCACCGCGGTACCCGCCGCCGTACCCGCCGCCGTGCCCACCGCCGTGCCCGCCGCGGGTGGAATGTCCCTGCCCTTCCCCTCAACCAGGTACGACCAGGTCCGCGGCCCCGGCAGCCCGTCCGCGCCGGCCCCCTTCCACCCCTGGGCGAGCTGGAACGCCTGGGTGGCCCGCCGGTCCGCGTTCGACCAGCGCGGCCCCGGCCCCGAGGTGTAGAAGCGGCGCCCGCCCCGCTCCACGAGGAGCCGGCCCAGCTGGGTGACGTACGCGTTGTTCGTACCGGGGCCGAAGGCGGACGCGCCCGGGTAGGGCATGGCCTTGGTACCCGGTACCGAGGGCTGCGCGCCGCTCGCGCCGTCGGCCAGCCCCTTGTGACGGT
This window encodes:
- a CDS encoding DUF3592 domain-containing protein gives rise to the protein MDVFFYAAPAVIMAGAIFMAVVVVRRSLDMSRAWNSGLTAEARCVRSFTTTSGGGGDTSVSTTLHHVYEFVTRDGRTIRFEEPNGPATIIEGDIVTVHYIADRPERATAYTPRRGLLAAGTVFILVFCTVIVLVCVGFMVGVHEFFSMWDSAWNGGDEFEGAGLPF
- a CDS encoding SPFH domain-containing protein, which translates into the protein MTSTTSPTPEPDEAPESGAVRSARLIHNEATTEIPVHLLFRDETEPVPLAPPVVERQPDLTVPLRAQVRNGEREPARVRRGASGRPARPVPEVDPALVERPARVLPAVLGVLAGACGVAGCVLTTWWAGTLPSAAGQALGLPGHAGAGLGPAQLGAYAGAGALGLFGFGGLARGRTGRAWVLGLFGGYRGTVRRTGLMWINPLVIRRRADVRLRHWRSEPMSVVDANGVALRVVVLVVWRIKDTARAVLGVEDHETYLRECVEAALSRVLTRLPADLPPSVVKDVTLRNSDAVGEALTGLVAEDAAPVGLEVFSAQPSRIEYAPEIAAVIQRHRIAALDAQHRDSVLDSVVDSVEDTVTRLTLRGLVELDDYERKALVKDLTVAFCTGRREGSP
- a CDS encoding lytic polysaccharide monooxygenase codes for the protein MRIRTTRNNAKWYAAVVGLATAGTFVLSTGSAGAHGYTDQPLSRQKMCASGGSVANCGDIQWEPQSVEGPKGFPAAGPADGRICSANHTNFGQLDQPKTPSGGAWPTTKVTGGQSYTFRWQFTAVHATTDFKYFVTKPGWNQNHALTRADLNTTPFLTVPYNGQRPPSTVSHSGSLPTGLSGHHVILGVWTIADTANAFYSCADVTF